In one Polynucleobacter sp. JS-JIR-5-A7 genomic region, the following are encoded:
- the ftsB gene encoding cell division protein FtsB: protein MRIVIYSMLVLLIAIQYPLWLGKGGWLKVYEMEKQVELQEAKNSLLALRNAKLAGDVKDLKDGTRAIEERARVEHGLIKDGEFFVQILPADKSSGTQVTKQ, encoded by the coding sequence ATGCGCATTGTTATCTACTCGATGCTGGTATTGCTGATTGCAATTCAGTACCCACTTTGGTTGGGAAAGGGTGGATGGTTAAAGGTTTACGAGATGGAAAAGCAAGTAGAGCTTCAAGAGGCTAAAAATAGCCTCTTGGCTTTGCGTAATGCAAAGCTTGCAGGCGATGTCAAAGATTTAAAAGACGGAACCCGTGCCATTGAGGAGCGCGCTCGGGTTGAGCATGGTCTTATTAAAGACGGTGAGTTTTTTGTACAAATCCTGCCTGCTGATAAGTCTTCAGGTACTCAAGTTACCAAGCAATAA
- a CDS encoding Hsp33 family molecular chaperone HslO, whose protein sequence is MNELLVFMCDGAPVRGEIVSIGTAWQAVLERRNDPPAVRRILGDFVGAATLLSASLKFDGTLIIQAQSKGPIQLLVVECKSDLSMRATVKLSVDPSEISEGASLGELLDAGNSGRLVITLDPADREPGQAPYQGIVALQEYQGEVLQPVASAAEAIALYMQNSEQLDTRIWLASNESHIGGLLLQRLPNSGGHIHLDPQVAAEGWSRIQTLGETITDEELLTLPPETILRRLFLEESAENGVRSFPARPIRFACRCSRTKVADILRMLGEEEVQSILAEQGSVETICDFCAKPYRFDAVDCLQVFKTDLLSDATRPPSSGH, encoded by the coding sequence ATGAATGAATTGCTTGTATTTATGTGTGACGGTGCCCCAGTTCGCGGGGAAATTGTCTCTATCGGGACTGCCTGGCAGGCAGTTTTGGAGCGTCGTAACGACCCTCCAGCGGTACGTCGCATCCTCGGAGACTTCGTTGGTGCTGCAACACTCCTGAGTGCCAGTTTAAAGTTTGATGGCACCCTCATCATCCAGGCTCAAAGTAAGGGCCCTATTCAGTTGCTCGTGGTCGAATGTAAATCCGACCTCTCAATGCGTGCCACTGTCAAACTATCAGTTGATCCCTCCGAAATATCGGAAGGCGCAAGCTTAGGAGAGCTACTAGATGCCGGTAATTCAGGCAGGCTTGTGATTACTCTAGATCCTGCAGACCGTGAACCTGGCCAAGCGCCTTATCAAGGCATAGTCGCACTTCAAGAGTATCAGGGTGAGGTGCTTCAGCCTGTTGCTAGCGCAGCTGAGGCAATAGCGCTATACATGCAAAATTCTGAACAGTTAGATACCCGTATTTGGCTGGCCTCGAATGAAAGTCATATTGGCGGACTTTTATTACAACGTCTTCCAAACTCTGGAGGCCATATTCACTTAGATCCTCAGGTCGCTGCAGAAGGCTGGTCACGCATCCAAACTTTAGGTGAAACAATTACTGATGAAGAGCTATTGACTCTTCCTCCAGAAACCATCTTGAGACGCTTATTCCTTGAAGAGTCTGCAGAGAATGGTGTGAGGAGCTTCCCCGCACGCCCTATCCGCTTTGCGTGCCGTTGCTCTCGTACAAAAGTGGCTGATATCTTGAGAATGTTGGGTGAAGAGGAAGTGCAAAGCATCTTGGCAGAACAAGGCTCTGTAGAAACCATCTGTGACTTCTGTGCAAAACCTTACCGTTTTGATGCAGTAGATTGTCTGCAAGTATTTAAAACAGATTTGTTGAGTGACGCCACCAGACCGCCCTCAAGCGGCCACTGA
- a CDS encoding ion channel, with protein MINLFNNTDLPSFTTLFGEINADMGNGQIWIMVVSACLMLAIHAVAVLGIAGAFHWIDDVMTKRRIFGASFLSYFIAILLVIAIHLSEIVVWAYICVALKVFPTNPQTFYFAGEMYTTVGYGDYKLSEQWRILPIIISFSGIFAVSMSGAALYTMMGALLGHNGQNQSAKPGSSD; from the coding sequence ATGATCAATCTATTTAACAATACCGACCTACCCAGCTTTACAACTCTTTTTGGCGAGATCAATGCTGATATGGGCAATGGTCAAATTTGGATTATGGTTGTATCTGCCTGTTTGATGCTGGCTATTCATGCAGTAGCTGTTCTCGGCATTGCTGGAGCGTTTCACTGGATTGATGATGTCATGACAAAACGCAGAATCTTTGGCGCCAGCTTTTTATCTTATTTCATAGCCATATTATTGGTCATTGCCATTCATCTGAGCGAAATCGTAGTTTGGGCTTATATCTGTGTAGCCTTAAAGGTATTCCCGACCAATCCCCAGACCTTTTACTTTGCAGGTGAAATGTATACAACCGTCGGTTATGGAGATTACAAATTATCTGAGCAATGGCGCATATTGCCTATCATCATCTCTTTCTCAGGGATCTTTGCCGTATCCATGTCAGGGGCAGCTTTGTACACGATGATGGGTGCCTTATTGGGACACAACGGCCAAAATCAGAGTGCAAAGCCAGGATCTAGCGATTAG
- a CDS encoding DUF4118 domain-containing protein, producing MKNNLNAFRWCPNKSAGYLNACIGVFFAFCIRLGLQPYIEEALPLFFFQINTIVIAFFFGMGPALLTLAISIPLISYFFMAPYYEFTVIDSRDISVLIAYASYTILVGLLIEWLRREQYNAKMAILVSESRYKMMVEGDAKIRELVKNSPPPQAN from the coding sequence ATGAAAAATAACCTTAACGCCTTTAGATGGTGCCCCAATAAGAGTGCAGGGTATTTAAACGCTTGCATCGGGGTTTTTTTCGCTTTCTGCATTCGGCTTGGTCTTCAGCCCTATATTGAGGAAGCGCTGCCACTATTCTTTTTTCAGATTAATACGATTGTGATTGCATTCTTTTTTGGAATGGGCCCAGCTCTATTAACCTTAGCAATTAGCATCCCATTAATTTCCTATTTTTTTATGGCGCCATATTACGAATTTACTGTGATTGATTCTAGGGATATATCAGTACTGATTGCTTATGCGTCCTACACAATATTAGTCGGCCTTTTAATCGAGTGGCTGCGACGCGAACAATACAACGCCAAAATGGCTATTTTAGTAAGCGAGTCTCGCTATAAAATGATGGTGGAGGGTGATGCCAAAATTCGGGAGCTTGTGAAAAATTCCCCCCCCCCCCAGGCTAATTAA
- a CDS encoding HNH endonuclease, with protein sequence MLSILKLDAGGIPQGWVNAEEATKHYADSSVLWTLGDPIMRMRGGISRASGLQSVIELHSIIAIKGTSKINLFDVVPVITKHKLFKRDRGLCAYCGDSIHENHAEAEHIIPNSRGGKYSWMNLVISCRPCNQRKGNRTPEQAGMGLLYTPYMPSLYEDMILKGRNILADQMDFLAANLPKNSRLLEGFS encoded by the coding sequence GTGCTGAGCATCTTGAAATTGGACGCAGGTGGAATTCCCCAGGGTTGGGTTAACGCTGAGGAGGCAACAAAGCATTACGCCGACAGTAGTGTCTTATGGACCCTCGGTGATCCCATTATGAGAATGCGCGGTGGCATTTCTCGCGCAAGCGGCTTGCAGTCAGTGATAGAACTTCACTCCATCATCGCCATCAAAGGAACATCAAAGATTAATTTATTTGATGTTGTTCCAGTGATTACTAAGCACAAATTATTCAAGCGTGATCGAGGCTTATGCGCCTATTGTGGTGATTCAATTCATGAGAATCACGCTGAGGCAGAGCACATCATTCCCAATAGTCGGGGTGGTAAATATTCTTGGATGAATTTAGTCATATCCTGTCGCCCTTGTAACCAACGCAAAGGTAACCGTACGCCAGAACAAGCGGGCATGGGTCTGCTTTATACCCCCTATATGCCTAGTCTCTATGAGGACATGATCCTTAAAGGCCGTAATATTTTGGCTGATCAAATGGACTTTCTTGCAGCTAATCTCCCTAAAAATAGCCGCTTGCTTGAGGGCTTCTCCTGA
- the hyi gene encoding hydroxypyruvate isomerase — MPQFAANLTMLFNEAPFLERFERASKAGFNAVEFLFPYAYSAAEIKQQLDQHQLTLVLHNLPAGDWDAGERGIACHPDRVEEFRQGVARAIEYARVLGVQQLNCLAGKTPVGVDPKLLHATLVENLRYAAAELKKANLRLLIEPINTFDIPGFFLNTTKQAADILAEVAADNLFIQYDIYHAQRMEGELANTIEKNLSKIGHIQLADNPGRNEPGTGEINYPYLFKFLDRIGYHGWIGCEYKPATNTEAGLGWMKHLNS; from the coding sequence ATGCCACAATTTGCTGCTAACTTAACCATGCTATTTAATGAGGCACCATTTTTAGAGCGCTTCGAAAGAGCCAGTAAAGCCGGATTTAATGCGGTTGAGTTCCTTTTCCCTTACGCCTATTCTGCTGCAGAGATCAAACAACAATTAGATCAACACCAACTGACATTAGTGCTGCATAACCTGCCAGCTGGAGATTGGGATGCAGGAGAGCGAGGCATTGCATGTCATCCTGATCGCGTAGAAGAATTCCGCCAGGGTGTTGCTAGAGCCATTGAATACGCCAGAGTATTAGGAGTTCAACAACTGAATTGTTTAGCTGGGAAGACCCCTGTGGGAGTCGATCCAAAACTTCTTCATGCAACCTTAGTAGAAAATCTTCGCTATGCTGCAGCGGAGCTCAAAAAAGCAAATCTTCGTTTATTGATTGAACCAATTAATACCTTTGATATTCCTGGATTCTTTTTAAATACTACCAAACAGGCTGCAGATATTTTGGCTGAAGTTGCTGCCGATAATCTCTTCATTCAATACGATATCTATCATGCACAGCGCATGGAAGGTGAGCTAGCAAATACCATTGAAAAGAATCTCTCCAAAATTGGCCATATTCAACTAGCTGACAATCCTGGTCGCAATGAGCCTGGCACTGGAGAAATCAATTACCCATACTTGTTCAAGTTCCTTGACCGAATTGGCTATCATGGTTGGATAGGTTGTGAATACAAACCTGCCACCAATACTGAAGCGGGTCTTGGCTGGATGAAGCATCTCAATTCATAA
- a CDS encoding YqiA/YcfP family alpha/beta fold hydrolase, with translation MSSTLLVYLHGFRSSPRSSKAVMTGEAVRALATKANPYEWYCPQLLASPKESMEMVLSHIDQSMADRVVVIGSSLGGFYANYLAEKYGCKAIALNPAVHAARDLAPHVGMMTAYDSDEPFDFRPEYIDELKALQVEKISDPSRYFLIAAKGDELLDWHEMVDFYPGAQQLVLEGSDHGIADYADHLPKVLQFISTK, from the coding sequence ATGTCTTCAACCCTGCTGGTTTACCTTCACGGATTTCGCTCTTCTCCTCGATCTAGTAAGGCGGTGATGACGGGCGAAGCTGTGAGGGCTCTAGCCACTAAAGCAAATCCATATGAATGGTATTGCCCTCAGTTGCTGGCCTCTCCGAAGGAAAGCATGGAGATGGTGCTTTCCCACATTGATCAATCTATGGCTGATCGTGTTGTTGTGATTGGTTCATCTCTGGGCGGTTTTTACGCCAACTATCTTGCAGAGAAGTATGGCTGCAAAGCGATCGCCTTGAATCCTGCGGTACATGCAGCACGTGACCTTGCACCACATGTAGGGATGATGACTGCATATGATAGCGATGAACCTTTTGATTTTCGTCCAGAATATATCGACGAACTCAAGGCGCTGCAGGTTGAGAAAATTTCTGATCCATCCCGTTATTTTTTAATAGCGGCTAAGGGCGACGAGCTTTTAGACTGGCATGAAATGGTCGACTTCTATCCAGGTGCCCAGCAACTTGTTTTGGAGGGTAGCGATCATGGAATTGCAGACTATGCCGATCACCTGCCCAAAGTTCTTCAGTTCATTTCCACCAAATAA
- a CDS encoding M48 family metallopeptidase — MQLTAVCFKVLTTLALTSLLLACANTTRSGAVGVNRSQFLVVSASEVDRLSAVSYNEQNQKAKEKNILLTSGPEYDRLKAISNRLISQTGVFRDDTRQWNWQLVLINAPILNATCAPGGKITFYSGLIEQLNLTDDEIAAIMGHEIAHALREHGRERLSQAMAQSAVTNIAMAAAGAYGSAISAANQAAQYILVLPNSRQNESEADAIGLELAARAGFKPQAAISVWQKMNKATQGKGPPEFLSTHPSGETRIEQLSELMPAVEPLYLSAPKVTSK, encoded by the coding sequence ATGCAACTAACGGCAGTTTGTTTCAAGGTACTTACTACTCTTGCGCTTACCTCACTCCTCTTGGCCTGCGCTAATACCACCAGGTCAGGAGCGGTAGGTGTAAACCGATCTCAGTTCTTAGTAGTATCCGCTTCTGAAGTGGATCGTTTGTCTGCTGTTAGTTACAACGAGCAGAATCAAAAAGCCAAAGAAAAAAATATTCTGCTTACATCCGGTCCTGAATACGATAGGCTCAAGGCAATCTCCAACCGATTAATTTCTCAAACGGGAGTCTTTCGTGACGATACCCGCCAGTGGAATTGGCAATTGGTTTTAATCAATGCGCCGATTCTGAATGCTACTTGCGCACCGGGCGGAAAGATCACCTTTTATTCGGGCTTAATTGAACAACTGAATCTGACTGATGATGAGATTGCGGCCATCATGGGTCATGAAATTGCCCATGCCTTGCGTGAACATGGTCGAGAACGTTTATCACAGGCCATGGCTCAGAGCGCTGTTACTAATATTGCTATGGCTGCGGCAGGAGCTTATGGTTCAGCGATTAGCGCAGCCAATCAAGCGGCTCAATATATTTTGGTATTACCTAACTCTAGACAAAACGAATCAGAGGCGGATGCAATTGGACTGGAACTGGCTGCTAGAGCTGGCTTTAAACCACAAGCTGCCATTAGTGTTTGGCAAAAGATGAATAAGGCAACTCAAGGGAAAGGCCCACCAGAGTTTTTGTCCACCCACCCTTCTGGTGAAACCAGAATTGAGCAACTCTCAGAACTCATGCCTGCAGTAGAGCCGCTTTATCTATCTGCTCCAAAAGTGACATCTAAGTAA
- the gltX gene encoding glutamate--tRNA ligase, whose translation MHIRTRFAPSPTGFIHLGNLRSALYPWAFARHNQGDFILRIEDTDVERSTQEAVDVIIEGMAWLGMDIDEGPIYQMQRIDRYREVIKQMVASGLAYPCYMSEDELNKLRDQQMANKEKPRYNGLWRPEPGKTLPAIPEGVLPVIRFKNPLGGSVMWDDAVKGQIEISNDELDDLVIARPDGTPTYNFCVVVDDLDMKITHVIRGDDHVNNTPRQINIMKALGGTPPVYAHLPTVLNDSGEKMSKRNGAMSVRDYQKAGYLPDAILNYLARLGWSHGDAEVFTKEQFVNWFDLDSLGRSPAQHNPEKLLWLNHQYIQNADPANLAQATKPFAHALGINTESGPNFIQVVALLKDRANTLIEIAEGSKLFYLPAPQINAQQIAENIPQAVVPALKDLIEAIQNAEPSKEAYSAAFKQVLAKHQLKMPALAMPVRYALFATTQTPAIDSVLVVLGKEEAVNRLSKVVL comes from the coding sequence ATGCATATTCGTACACGATTCGCCCCCAGTCCCACGGGCTTCATTCATTTGGGAAATCTTCGCAGCGCACTCTATCCCTGGGCTTTTGCACGCCATAATCAAGGCGATTTCATTCTTCGCATTGAAGATACGGATGTTGAGCGTTCCACGCAAGAGGCCGTAGACGTCATCATTGAAGGTATGGCGTGGTTAGGCATGGATATCGACGAAGGTCCCATCTATCAAATGCAGCGTATTGATCGCTATCGTGAAGTGATCAAGCAAATGGTGGCATCTGGATTGGCATATCCCTGCTATATGAGTGAGGATGAACTCAACAAACTCCGTGACCAGCAGATGGCTAATAAAGAAAAGCCGCGTTATAACGGATTGTGGCGGCCAGAGCCAGGCAAAACTTTGCCGGCCATTCCGGAAGGTGTTCTACCGGTGATTCGTTTTAAAAACCCGCTTGGTGGATCTGTGATGTGGGATGATGCCGTCAAAGGTCAAATTGAAATTTCGAATGATGAGTTGGATGACCTAGTCATTGCGAGGCCGGATGGTACTCCCACCTATAACTTCTGCGTAGTGGTGGATGACTTGGATATGAAGATTACTCACGTCATACGCGGTGATGATCATGTGAACAATACGCCACGCCAAATCAATATCATGAAAGCTCTCGGCGGGACTCCGCCTGTCTATGCCCATTTACCCACCGTCTTAAACGACTCTGGTGAAAAGATGAGCAAACGCAATGGCGCCATGAGTGTGCGGGATTATCAAAAAGCAGGGTATCTGCCGGACGCTATCTTGAACTACTTGGCGCGTTTGGGCTGGTCACATGGTGATGCAGAGGTATTTACTAAGGAGCAATTTGTCAATTGGTTTGATCTTGATAGTCTGGGTCGCTCACCAGCTCAACATAACCCTGAAAAGCTCCTTTGGCTTAACCATCAATATATTCAAAATGCAGATCCAGCTAACTTGGCACAAGCAACCAAGCCTTTTGCTCATGCACTAGGTATTAATACTGAAAGTGGTCCGAACTTTATTCAAGTGGTTGCTTTATTAAAGGATCGCGCCAATACCTTGATTGAGATTGCGGAAGGATCAAAGTTATTTTATCTGCCAGCGCCGCAAATCAATGCGCAACAAATTGCAGAGAATATTCCTCAAGCTGTAGTTCCTGCATTAAAAGATTTGATTGAAGCTATTCAAAATGCAGAGCCAAGTAAAGAAGCTTATAGCGCTGCATTCAAACAAGTCCTAGCAAAGCACCAACTCAAAATGCCAGCCTTAGCAATGCCTGTTCGTTATGCATTATTTGCAACTACTCAGACACCAGCCATTGATTCTGTATTAGTCGTTTTGGGTAAAGAGGAGGCGGTAAATAGGCTCTCGAAGGTCGTCCTGTAG
- a CDS encoding carboxylesterase produces MKQSITILLPGLNGGGLELGQLPNFLNANGFETLTPEIKGYLYGSPPDIYQTWISQLHHTIDELKGQYKTINLAGISMGSTLALALASQRTDISSIALLSPVLRYDGWSVPWYRFLLDIAYKLGVRDWKYSEREPFGIKNPDLRRRVRDKFKANELSEVGAPHITARHLHEAQGLMSYVTKNLESIISRLLIVQSVEDDTCTVWSAEKILANTKSDLRRMIWLGNSYHIVTIDNEREVVLNEVLRFLARAAGGNLGIESYYSDMSSKPLRNRVA; encoded by the coding sequence TTGAAACAGAGCATTACTATTCTGCTGCCAGGATTAAATGGAGGCGGTTTAGAGCTCGGCCAATTACCTAATTTTTTAAATGCAAATGGGTTTGAAACGCTCACACCAGAAATTAAAGGCTACTTATACGGATCCCCTCCCGATATTTATCAAACTTGGATTAGCCAGCTGCACCACACAATTGATGAACTGAAGGGTCAATATAAAACTATTAATCTAGCCGGCATTAGTATGGGCTCAACCTTGGCCCTTGCCCTTGCTAGTCAAAGAACGGATATCTCATCCATTGCCTTGCTCTCCCCCGTATTGCGTTATGACGGCTGGTCTGTTCCTTGGTACAGGTTTCTTTTGGATATTGCCTATAAATTGGGTGTCCGAGATTGGAAATATTCAGAACGCGAGCCATTTGGGATTAAAAATCCTGATTTACGTAGACGAGTTCGCGATAAATTTAAAGCCAATGAGTTATCTGAAGTGGGGGCACCGCACATAACAGCAAGACATTTGCATGAAGCACAAGGCTTAATGTCTTATGTCACCAAAAATTTAGAATCAATCATTTCTAGACTGCTTATTGTTCAATCGGTCGAGGACGATACTTGCACTGTTTGGTCTGCAGAGAAGATCCTAGCAAATACAAAATCAGATTTGCGAAGAATGATTTGGCTGGGCAATAGTTACCACATTGTCACCATTGATAATGAGCGTGAAGTTGTCTTGAATGAAGTATTGCGTTTCCTTGCAAGAGCTGCTGGCGGTAATCTAGGCATTGAAAGTTATTACTCGGATATGAGCTCTAAACCACTCCGCAATCGAGTTGCATAA
- the eno gene encoding phosphopyruvate hydratase: MSAIVDIIGREVLDSRGNPTVECDVLLESGVMGRAAVPSGASTGSREAIELRDGDMSRYLGKGVLKAVQNINVEIAETILGLDASEQAFLDHTLIDLDGTHNKARLGANATLAVSMAVARAAAEEAGLPLYRYFGGSGGMQLPVPMMNIVNGGAHANNSLDIQEFMVMPVGAENFRDALRCGAEIFHELKKIIGAQGMPTTVGDEGGFAPNFRSNQECLQTIMKAIEGAGYQAGEDVLLALDCAASEFYKDGKYLLSGEGLQLSSSEFSDYLGNLADQFPIVSIEDGMHESDWDGWADITQKLGKKIQLVGDDLFVTNTRILKEGIEKGIANSILIKINQIGTLTETFAAIEMAKRANYTAVISHRSGETEDSTIADIAVGTNAGQIKTGSLSRSDRIAKYNQLLRIEEDLGDVASYPGKSVFYNLKR, from the coding sequence ATGAGCGCCATTGTTGACATCATCGGTAGAGAAGTTCTGGATTCACGCGGTAACCCAACAGTAGAGTGCGATGTATTGCTCGAGTCTGGTGTAATGGGTCGTGCAGCAGTTCCATCCGGAGCATCCACGGGTTCACGTGAAGCTATTGAGCTACGTGATGGCGATATGTCACGTTACCTAGGTAAAGGTGTTCTTAAGGCCGTTCAAAATATCAATGTTGAGATTGCTGAAACTATTCTTGGTTTAGATGCTAGTGAACAAGCCTTCCTAGATCACACCCTCATTGATTTAGATGGCACCCATAACAAAGCTCGGCTCGGTGCTAATGCAACGCTGGCTGTTTCTATGGCAGTAGCTAGAGCTGCCGCTGAAGAAGCAGGTTTACCTTTATATCGTTATTTTGGTGGCTCTGGTGGTATGCAATTACCCGTGCCGATGATGAACATTGTGAATGGAGGTGCACACGCCAATAACAGCTTAGACATCCAAGAATTTATGGTGATGCCGGTAGGCGCAGAAAACTTCCGTGATGCCCTACGCTGCGGCGCTGAAATTTTCCATGAGCTTAAAAAGATTATTGGCGCTCAAGGCATGCCGACAACAGTTGGCGATGAAGGGGGCTTTGCACCGAATTTCAGGAGCAATCAAGAGTGCTTGCAAACCATCATGAAGGCTATTGAGGGCGCCGGCTACCAAGCTGGTGAAGATGTTCTCTTGGCTTTGGATTGCGCCGCTAGTGAGTTTTATAAAGACGGTAAATATCTTTTATCTGGTGAGGGCCTGCAACTGAGCTCAAGCGAGTTCTCAGACTACCTAGGCAATTTAGCGGATCAGTTCCCAATTGTCTCCATTGAAGATGGCATGCATGAGAGTGATTGGGATGGCTGGGCTGATATTACCCAGAAGTTGGGCAAAAAGATTCAGTTAGTAGGCGATGATCTCTTTGTAACCAACACCCGCATCCTCAAAGAAGGTATTGAAAAGGGAATCGCTAATTCGATTTTGATCAAAATTAATCAAATTGGCACCTTGACTGAGACCTTCGCTGCTATTGAGATGGCTAAGCGCGCTAATTACACCGCTGTGATTTCTCATCGCTCAGGTGAGACCGAAGACAGTACGATTGCCGATATTGCTGTTGGTACTAATGCTGGACAGATTAAGACGGGTTCCTTATCACGCTCAGACCGGATTGCTAAGTACAACCAACTTTTGCGCATTGAAGAAGATTTGGGTGATGTAGCAAGCTACCCTGGGAAGTCTGTGTTCTACAACTTGAAACGCTAA
- the glxR gene encoding 2-hydroxy-3-oxopropionate reductase, with product MSNQMKLGFVGLGIMGAPMAGHLVNAGHQVFINTRTKVPADLASSKAIQCKSPKEVAESADIIFTMVPDTPDVEKVLFGENGIASGLSKGKVVVDMSSISPIATKEFAKKINALGCDYLDAPVSGGEVGAKNATLSIMVGGDESVFNKVKPIMDLMGKNINLVGANGDGQTAKVANQIIVALNIEAVAEALLFASKAGADPAKVRQALMGGFASSKILEVHGERMVKRTFDPGFRIELHQKDLNLALNSARALGVSLPNTATAQELFNACAAHGGKAWDHSAMVKALEKLANFEVGQKS from the coding sequence ATGAGCAATCAAATGAAATTAGGATTTGTTGGTTTAGGTATTATGGGTGCCCCTATGGCTGGGCATCTTGTGAATGCAGGACATCAGGTATTTATTAATACTCGCACCAAGGTTCCTGCCGATCTTGCTAGCTCTAAAGCCATTCAGTGCAAAAGCCCGAAAGAGGTTGCTGAGAGTGCAGATATCATCTTTACGATGGTTCCCGACACTCCAGATGTTGAGAAAGTCTTATTTGGTGAGAACGGAATCGCCTCTGGATTATCCAAAGGCAAAGTTGTTGTCGATATGAGCTCTATTTCGCCAATCGCAACGAAAGAGTTTGCTAAAAAGATTAATGCCTTGGGTTGTGACTACCTGGATGCCCCGGTATCTGGTGGCGAGGTTGGCGCTAAGAATGCCACTTTATCCATCATGGTTGGTGGTGATGAGTCTGTATTTAACAAGGTAAAGCCGATTATGGATTTAATGGGCAAGAACATTAACTTAGTTGGCGCTAATGGTGACGGTCAAACTGCTAAGGTGGCTAATCAAATCATTGTTGCCCTCAATATTGAAGCTGTTGCTGAGGCACTATTGTTTGCATCTAAAGCAGGTGCTGATCCCGCTAAAGTTCGCCAAGCATTGATGGGCGGCTTTGCGAGTTCAAAGATTCTTGAAGTGCACGGCGAACGTATGGTCAAGCGTACTTTTGACCCTGGATTCAGAATCGAGTTACATCAAAAAGATTTAAACCTAGCGCTCAATAGTGCTCGCGCCCTTGGAGTTTCTTTACCTAATACCGCGACTGCGCAAGAATTATTCAATGCTTGTGCAGCTCATGGTGGCAAAGCCTGGGATCACTCAGCGATGGTCAAAGCCTTAGAGAAATTAGCAAACTTTGAAGTAGGGCAAAAGTCTTAA
- a CDS encoding DUF3108 domain-containing protein: MPFISFGNPPEIAEDLIINTELKLEPPKKIQMVKAPKKKVTKDNSSMSPLDSNSADAGEQGGSSNQTGVAFKLPGSGILYYDAYVDGQQYQTAEIDWIVEGNSYRLYINIPYAFVGPFVFESRGSVDAYGIAPAIYWTQRGTKPPRYSRFDRDEKGGGQMYFSEKPEFTPTIVPGTQDRFSLMFQLASLLNGDSKIDETGSIRSIPVIDYNTLENWQFKSYGEALNADIPSLGNTVNRRYGLMQREKDPYKRQVDIWLAKDLEWLPGRIRSLEANGRVLELVFKQKNPISEGKVL, encoded by the coding sequence ATGCCGTTTATTTCATTCGGAAACCCCCCAGAGATTGCTGAAGATCTCATCATTAATACCGAGCTTAAGCTTGAACCTCCCAAAAAAATTCAAATGGTTAAGGCGCCGAAGAAGAAGGTTACTAAAGATAACTCTTCAATGAGCCCGCTCGATAGCAACAGTGCAGATGCAGGAGAGCAGGGTGGAAGCTCTAATCAAACGGGCGTTGCTTTCAAATTGCCAGGATCAGGCATTCTCTACTACGACGCTTATGTGGATGGTCAGCAATATCAAACAGCAGAAATTGATTGGATTGTGGAAGGTAACTCCTATCGACTCTATATCAATATTCCTTATGCCTTTGTTGGCCCCTTTGTTTTTGAATCTAGAGGTTCGGTCGATGCGTATGGGATTGCGCCCGCGATTTATTGGACGCAGCGGGGAACCAAGCCACCACGTTATTCACGCTTTGATCGTGATGAAAAGGGAGGGGGGCAAATGTACTTCTCAGAAAAGCCTGAATTTACCCCTACTATTGTTCCTGGCACCCAAGATCGTTTTAGCCTGATGTTTCAATTAGCTTCACTTTTAAATGGCGATAGCAAGATAGATGAAACTGGTAGCATTCGCTCCATACCTGTGATTGATTACAACACGCTAGAAAATTGGCAATTTAAGAGCTATGGAGAGGCTCTCAATGCTGATATCCCTAGCCTTGGAAATACAGTCAATCGGCGTTACGGCTTGATGCAACGAGAAAAAGACCCTTACAAGCGTCAGGTAGATATATGGCTGGCAAAGGACTTGGAGTGGCTCCCCGGCAGAATTCGCTCACTGGAAGCCAATGGCCGAGTATTAGAGCTGGTATTTAAGCAAAAGAACCCGATTTCAGAAGGTAAAGTACTCTAA